Below is a window of Bremerella alba DNA.
CAGCGAAGAAAATCTATCGTCCTGACATCTACCGCAAAGCGGCGGAAACGTTGATTGCCGCCGGCGAGTTAACCGAAGAGCAAGTCCCGGCCAAAGATACCGACGGATACAAGCCACCGACAGAAAAGGGAGATTTCATCGACGGGGTGGTCTACGACGGACACGACCCGACAGGCTATCTCAACGCTCATTCCATTGGCAACAAAGATAACTAACCGCGTAGTGGGGTGGCCGGAGGAGGCGTAGGCGGAAGCCACCTCCGGCCCGTTACACCACGCCAGCGATACCCACGACACCGATCAAACCGTACGAAAGAGTCGCATGAAGTACAAAATCATTCGCATACTGGACGTCGCCGGCCTTCGCGTCTTCGAGCCGGTCGTGCTGCTTTGCTACGGCGAAGACCCCAAGCGTCAGCTCAAAGAAATTGGCCTCTATATTGCCATTCCTGTTCTCGTGATGGTTGCCTGTGTGGTTGCCTGGGACCAAATCGGCCCCCGCATTAAGACCCGCGCCGGCGAAGTCCCCACGCCTGGCCAGGTCGTTAAAGCCTACGATGGCATCGCCGATTTCCACAATCGCGAATACACCAAGGTCAGTGACTACAACGAAGCAGGCGAAGCTCGAGAAAAAGTACTTGCAGCGACTCAGGCAGAAATCGAATCGCTGGACGCAAAATGGGAAGCAATCAGCCAGGAAAACGACGACCTCCTCAATCAGCTGCTGGCCAAAGTTCCCGCAGATGCGTCCGCCGAAAAGACAAAGATCGAAAACGACTGGAAGAAACTTAACGACGACCTGGCCACATCCGAGGCCACCGCAACCGATGTCGCTCGTCAGCAGTTCGCATTCGTCGAAGGTATTTCAGCACGGTTTGTCTCGGCCAGCTTGTCGAAACTATCTAATGCGGTAAGCCAACAAGAGCAAGCCTACAAGCAAGAGCAACAAACGCGAGCCCAAGCCCTGGTAGCCGAGGCCGACAAGATTGCCACCGACGATACCAAGCAAAAAGTCAACTACGTTCAATTGGTCAATCAGCATCTGCAAAAGACAAACGAAGAGAACGAACACCTCAAGTCGCTCAGGGTCGAACTTTCCGAGCGTCGTGGTAAATCGCTTCCGGAAGTGGAAGCGTTAAGACAGCAAATCAGTTCTACAGGTCAAAAGGCCGGGTTCCTCGATACACGCGTTAATTTACTGACCGAAGGCAACCGCGAGCAAAAGGTCGCCAAGGCCGAGTCCGAAATGGAAGACCTCAAGCGGCAGTACGCCACTGCCAGCGGTCCCGAGATGTTCACCTTGGCTCAGCAATTGATTCAGCGCGAAGAACGAATCAACACGATTGCCGGATCAGAGTTCGCTAAACCGCCCACCTTTTTCGACCAAATCTGGACGAGCCTCGCTTGTGTGTTCGCTGGCTTCTTCATCGCCACAGCCATCGCCATACCGATTGGCGTGTTCTGTGGCATGAGCCGAGTCTTCATGGCCTCGATGACTCCGCTGATTTCGCTGTTCAAACCGGTCTCCCCCATTGTCTGGCTCCCGATTGTGTTCTTCATCGTGGGGGCGTTCATCACACGGCCCGACGAGTCGTGGATTCAACCGTCATTCCTCAGTTCTGCCATCACCGTCGCGTTATGTTCGCTCTGGCCGACGCTGGTCAATACTGCCTTAGGGGTCTCGGCAATTGACCAGGACCACCTGAATGTGGCGCGAGTTTTGCGATTGGGCCTGTGGGATCGCCTGACCAAGATCATCATCCCTTCCGCCCTGCCGCTGATTTTCACTGGTCTGAGAATCTCGCTAGGGGTTGGCTGGATGGTACTGATTGCTGCAGAACTTCTCTCCAGTAGTCCTGGCCTCGGGAAGTTCGTGTGGGACATGTTCAACAACGGGTCGTCGGCCACGTTCGCACAAATGTTTGTTGCCTGCGGTTTTGTGGGCGTCATTGGGCTATTGCTCGATCGAGTCATGATCGTCCTGCAACGCATGGTCAGCTTCGACGGCGCTCCGACGGCTCTGTAAAGCATGATTGCCAACGTCATACCTAAAGGAACACGCCACATGGCAATCCTCGAATTAGACAACGCAACGGTCGGATTTGGTGAATCGCACCGTCGATACACGGTGCTCGAAGGAGCCAATCTGAAGGTGCACGAAAACGAATTCGTCGCGATTATCGGATTCTCTGGCAGCGGGAAGTCGACGTTGATTTCCCTGCTGGCCGGCCTGCTGATGCCCGATGAAGGGGCAGTCCGCTTCAAAGGTAAGCAAATGAAGGGCCCTGGCCCCGATCGTGGAATTGTTTTCCAAAATTATTCTTTGCTTCCCTGGCTGACCGTTCATGGCAACATTGAACTCGCCGTAAAGCAGGTCTTCCCCCGGATGGCCCGCGGCGAGCGTCGCGATTACGTCCAGCACTATATCGACATGGTCAGCTTGACCGGCAGTGAAGCCAAGCGTCCTTCCGAGCTATCCGGCGGGATGCGGCAGCGATTGTCCTTAGCACGCACGCTATCGATGCAGCCGGAAGTGTTGCTGTTGGATGAACCGCTGAGCGCCCTAGACGCGCTCACGCGAAGCGTTCTACAGGACGAGATCATCCGGCTTTGGGAAGAAGACCGTCGCACGGTGGTGATGGTCACCAACGACGTGGACGAAGCCGTGCTCATGGCAGACCGCATCGTGCCGCTCACGCCGGGACCTGCAGCCAAGCTGGGGCGTGAGTTCCCCGTCACGCTCGATCGTCCTCGGGAACGAGCCACGCTGAACTTCAATCCCGAGTTTAAAAAACTCCGCAACGAAATCACACGCTACATGATGGGGATCAACGAAGACGCCAAGCAGCTGCGGGTCGCTTCGGATGTGGTCCTTCCCGATGTCGAGCCCATTCGTATCGGCATCGCCTAACGTTCACCTAAGGAAACGTCATGTCACAAGAGAATCGCTTCGTCGAAATGTATCGCCTCGTCAAGGCATACCCCAACCCTTTCGGCGACGACGTGAAAGTGGTCGATGGCTTCAACCTGATCCTCAAGAAGGGCGAAGTCGTCAGTCTGATCGGTCACTCGGGTTGCGGCAAATCAACTGTCTTGACCATGGTATCAGGGCTCAATCCAATCTCCTCCGGCAGCGTCGTAGTGGCTGGTCGGGAAATCGCAGGTCCTGGTCCTGACCGGAGCGTGGTGTTTCAATCGCCGTGCCTGCTGCCCTGGATGACGGCAATGCAAAACGTGCGGATGGGGGTCGATCGTGTCTATCCACACGCATCCCGCACCGAGCGACGCCAGATCTGCGAGTACTACCTGAGCATCGTCGGGCTGGCCGATTCGATGGACAAGTACCCCCGCGAGATGTCTGGTGGGATGCAGCAGCGTGTCGGCATCGCTCGGGCAATTGCTCTCAAGCCGAACATGCTTTTACTTGACGAACCTTTCGGAAGGCTCGACTCGCTCACACGGATGGAACTGCAAGACGTCATCTTGCGGATCCTCGACAAAGAAAAGATCACCACAATGCTCGTCACGCATGACGTCGACGAAGCGATCTACATGGCCGACCGCATCTGCATGATGACCAACGGCCCCAACGCCAAGGTTGGACAGGTACTGGAACTCCCGTTGCCGCGTCCTCGAAATCGTGCCGATACGCTCGAGCACCCACTGTATTACGAGCTTCGCGGATCGCTGGTTTCCTTCCTCGAAGAGCAGGAACGTCACAAACACCACAAGCCCAAGGCGACCGAGCCTGACGAACCGGCCCCTCCAATGACCGTGACACTGTCGGAAGAAGAAGACACGACCGCATCCGAAAACGTCACCGCCAACGCTTAACATTTCACGAGGTACGAACAGGACATGACGACTACGATCGCACCTTCGGTGTTGACCAATATTTCGGTCTGGGTTCACAACGAAAACGCCGGACAACTTATAGCTGCATGCGGCTACCCTGCGGCCCCCGAAGGTCCGCCAAACCACGACCTGATTCAACAGGCGATCAGCGAGCGACGTTCGGCGATCCGTAGCGTGGGGGAAGACACGCTTGAAATCGCTTTACCAATTCTGATCACTAACGAAGTCGTTGCCGCCATCTTGTTTACCGTGCATGCAACGGA
It encodes the following:
- a CDS encoding ABC transporter permease produces the protein MKYKIIRILDVAGLRVFEPVVLLCYGEDPKRQLKEIGLYIAIPVLVMVACVVAWDQIGPRIKTRAGEVPTPGQVVKAYDGIADFHNREYTKVSDYNEAGEAREKVLAATQAEIESLDAKWEAISQENDDLLNQLLAKVPADASAEKTKIENDWKKLNDDLATSEATATDVARQQFAFVEGISARFVSASLSKLSNAVSQQEQAYKQEQQTRAQALVAEADKIATDDTKQKVNYVQLVNQHLQKTNEENEHLKSLRVELSERRGKSLPEVEALRQQISSTGQKAGFLDTRVNLLTEGNREQKVAKAESEMEDLKRQYATASGPEMFTLAQQLIQREERINTIAGSEFAKPPTFFDQIWTSLACVFAGFFIATAIAIPIGVFCGMSRVFMASMTPLISLFKPVSPIVWLPIVFFIVGAFITRPDESWIQPSFLSSAITVALCSLWPTLVNTALGVSAIDQDHLNVARVLRLGLWDRLTKIIIPSALPLIFTGLRISLGVGWMVLIAAELLSSSPGLGKFVWDMFNNGSSATFAQMFVACGFVGVIGLLLDRVMIVLQRMVSFDGAPTAL
- a CDS encoding ABC transporter ATP-binding protein, yielding MAILELDNATVGFGESHRRYTVLEGANLKVHENEFVAIIGFSGSGKSTLISLLAGLLMPDEGAVRFKGKQMKGPGPDRGIVFQNYSLLPWLTVHGNIELAVKQVFPRMARGERRDYVQHYIDMVSLTGSEAKRPSELSGGMRQRLSLARTLSMQPEVLLLDEPLSALDALTRSVLQDEIIRLWEEDRRTVVMVTNDVDEAVLMADRIVPLTPGPAAKLGREFPVTLDRPRERATLNFNPEFKKLRNEITRYMMGINEDAKQLRVASDVVLPDVEPIRIGIA
- a CDS encoding ABC transporter ATP-binding protein encodes the protein MSQENRFVEMYRLVKAYPNPFGDDVKVVDGFNLILKKGEVVSLIGHSGCGKSTVLTMVSGLNPISSGSVVVAGREIAGPGPDRSVVFQSPCLLPWMTAMQNVRMGVDRVYPHASRTERRQICEYYLSIVGLADSMDKYPREMSGGMQQRVGIARAIALKPNMLLLDEPFGRLDSLTRMELQDVILRILDKEKITTMLVTHDVDEAIYMADRICMMTNGPNAKVGQVLELPLPRPRNRADTLEHPLYYELRGSLVSFLEEQERHKHHKPKATEPDEPAPPMTVTLSEEEDTTASENVTANA